The DNA segment TTAAGAAACGACACGCAAGAAACCTAACGCGGATACGAAGTGTACGGGATGACTTTATTGGTCACCCTGGTTTGACAATTAATTAATCTCCATAGGCACTACGCGAGAACGGATTAATGCCGCATTTTTTCATCCACACCGAAAAGAAAAAGAGCGGTGCGTATACATCTCTAATCTAACAAACCAGCTCTCTTTTGAACGAAAGCGCATGTTCGTAAAATCGCAGGCGAAGTCCACGCCAAGGCGTACGAGATGCGATCAGCAACGAGTCTACGCAGTCCCGTGGGAACGGTCGCAGTATTTCGGCGCCTCGCATAAGATGTCCTCGATTTGTGTCCGGCTCGACGCGCACTGCACTTTTATAATCTTCGAACATCGATCGAAATTTGGAGCAACCGCCTTTGCATTAACACTTGGGCTTTCAGTTTCGTCGGGTGAGCGTAAGAATTGCTAGGAAGTTTAATGCATACTCGCCTCGACGTAGGGCGTGTTTGCTCGTTATCACATGTCGCGCAACTTCCTCGAGGAAACGTTTTCTTCAAAACTTACGTGTGGATTTCCTTCGCGTGTACTAAGTGATGAAATATATGCTCTTGGTTATCATTGTTAAGGCGAACCGCCGTTTGGAAATGAAGACATCTCGAGTGGCCCGGAAGCTATCCCTCGTTTCCACTGTACGTTCTATACAGATGTGGTTTTTATGGGGTTTGTCGTCTATTGATACGCAGCACTAGTAGTTATCCCCATGATATCGTTAAGGCTGTGATAGTAATTGCAATAACAACTGCTCGGGTTTCacatcccaaaagcacgatatcattttgagggacgccgtaggggagggctccggaaatttctaccacctggggttctttaacgtgcacctgaatctaagtacacgggcctcaagcattttcgcctccatggaaaatgcggcagccgcggccgggattcgatcccgcgaccttcgggtctgcagtcgagcaccataaccactaggccaccgtggtggGTAATAGTAATTGTAGTCACAGAATAGTGAGGAGGAGTGGGCGCCGTGTGGGTGCTGTGAAAACCACTATCGAAGTTTCCGGTGTAGTTACAGATGCTTGTTTCATCATTAACATGGTTGTCGTGAATACAGAGCTTTATTGCCGGGGACCCCTTGCCGTTGGGTCCTCGcatcctggcgttttttttgttttttttttgtgctctccCAACTTTCTTATGTTGGCCAGCCACACCCAAGGAGATTACACTAGAACGCGAGAGCTTGCGTACGGAAGCCATACTGAAGCCGGCACTAATACTCTATGATGCGGGGCCTACAAGCGCTGTTGCGCGTGGATAATATAGGATCCTACGTCATGACCATCTGCATGCGGTTGGCGATAATAGGACATAATTCGGAATAGGCCTACGATATGAATTTGTTTACATACGGACCTTAATTCTTCTTGCTTAAGAACAAAGGCGTAACCTCGATTAATAGAGTcagccgcggtggtacagcggtcaCGCTGgacggctactgacccgaaggttacgggttcgaccccggtcgcggcggtcgcatttcgatagatgggagatgctagaggctcgtgtacttagatttaggtgcgcgttaaagaaccccaggtggttgaaatttcaggagccctccagtacggcgtgcctcataatcatatcggggttttggcacgtaaaacacttcaaattattattattacttattaaCTATATTAGCAGAATAAGCGTTGAATGACAGGGACCGTGAGGTATTGCAAAAGTGAAGCTGCTGTCTTCTTTTAAACGTGCAGCAGCTTCCTTTTTGAAGATTCCAAGGACTGTTCCTTGGTGGAAACTGAGGGACAATGAGTTAGTTTGCGATCCCAAACACGtacacacgcatgcgcaaaggcgCGAAAACGAAAGCGAGAGCGCGAGCAAAAGATCGATCGCCTCAGGATGTGCACCTTGCGCGTGCGAGCTAACGAGGCAGCGGCTTTGGCACGAGCGCTTCACTCACACTGCCGGGAGCCGGTTcaaaagaagatgcgccttctcgTGAGTCCGAGCGCGCAGTAGTAATTGCTGGAGCCGTCCGACCGGTATGGTTATCGGAGTAGCGCCGGCGATTTTAGTCGCGTGCCTCGCCGCAAGCGTGCGGCCGTCGCGAGGAAGAAGAGACCGGCGTTCCGCGAGCCTGATTGGGGGGCAATCAATTTAATGAGCTTCGGGGCTCCCAAATCACGCTGCGCGAACATACCAGGGGgcgcttctttttcctttcgaGGCGTTTCCGTCTACACGAACTCGCTACCTTATtttgattctttttttctttttccggtaGCGCCTGTTTCTGCTCGTTCCGCCACTGGCTGCAGTATAGTGAGCGACGTGAATCGGTCTAATTATGTACGGAATGCCGcctcgcttaaagggacactaaaggcaaatattaggtcgacgttgattgttgaaatagcggtccagaaacctcgtagtgctgcttttgtgccaaggaagtgcttattttgaaataaaatcacgtttttagtggtccgcatcgcgttagcgcgcttcaaatctcccgcctgaaaatacgactctcatacgtcactgctgccgtgcccaacgttgcccgcttttactgcgcggccgccgacactagtagcagccgagcggaagtagcgggacccacagtagcaacaacggcgctgcggcaaagacttgcacggatgggcacattcaaagcagTCAcgaagttgcggttggtctcgtattcctcagtacgaaagtgcagcgagcacacgcagaggttttaactgtttagcacactggcgcaatggcatgacactaagccacttcgagcgtaagggttcattccgcggcacccagtgaaaagacacaccggtttccttgctgcagcactggcgttgtgcaccattcgggcatccggcaatatcacacgcatgcggcattttgtcgaactttctgtcagagcgactttcacgagcgcgcaaaacacgcacgccagtacgcgatcccgaaactaccactgagacgggcgaggcacagttcggcgaaaacggaacctttgaaccacgcgcgccgttccccatggcaacgccacggaggttttgttttccatgaatcaagcggaaacgaacaaacagcattttattacgtcttttgatgctcggaatgttctttttttactgctgctagtttgattactagtgatttattgtaggccgacttccctacgtcatcgggatcacttcgaaaatgtcccactcgtggcgctcatcatgtgatacatttagcttaatttctcggtaagtagggcactgctgttgataatattgccgttttagaagttgtcatacattgggctttcactctgacataaattgttatttgcctttagtgtccctttaagaaaagagCAAAAACGCCCGCAGGGCTCGTTTGTGAACCGTGAAATTTGTTCCAGAAGTTGAGTCAAACGAAGCAGCTTTACCAAGCGCTTGTGTATGTTATGACAAAAAAGGCTTGTCGTGTATATTATGTGTGGCCGCCCATTGACGTGGAAAGGGTGTGCTTGTACTAGTTGATACATCATTAAAGAGGTTAAAGTGCCGATCGAAACAAATGGGACGTAAAGAAGGAAATGTACAACACAAGTTCACGGCGCCAATGTCTCTCTTCGTGTTTCATGGTATAGTTTAACCTACCCATTGATGTGAGATTTTGTATTTTATGGAATTCGTAGGTCCCTTACGGAAGCGAAGAAAGCGTTGAATACTGTTTCGTGTCGTGTGCCCGGAAGACGAGATACAACGGGAATACCTTTACTGACGACCGTTTACAGAATCGCAGATTCTTGTACCACGGCCGCATTGCTGGCATAGATAACTGGAAAGTGACAAAATAGGGCATGTGTCTGTTTAACTTCGCAGCCTTTATTGTGTtatgattccccccccccctctctctctctccctctctctatgtcGTGCAAATTTCCTTTGAAACACGGGGAGAGAAAAGTGCAATGCTGGCTAACTGTTGTGGATACACTGGCTAGCCAGCGTTATGTTAGCTATCAGAACAACCCTTATACGAAATAGTCTCATCAGGTAGGGCGTGTACCTTTTACCCATCTCGTACCTTACACCCGTTTTCTCTTTGCTAGCCTTCTCCTCTTCAAGGTACCTTTCTAAAGATTTCAAAAATCGCCGAACAGGGAATGCTTCTGGAGCGAACGTTCCAACAAATTGACTTGTCTTCGACAGGCCAGCAACTCCCTCCTCAACAGCGTTTCTCTCTAAAATAGGCTTTTGTTATCGCCGGTTATAGTTACGTGAATGCTACACTCCCTAGAGGCAACCGTGAACATAATCGAACTTGTGCAGATGCTGGTTAGCTGCTTGAGCTATCAGACAACTATCATGCGAACTGTGTGGCGTTTCGCGAGTTTCGAAGAACGTTAGGCTTGTGGCGCCCGTGCACATATCTTGCGGGTGCTAACAGGCGATACTGTTTGGAGCCGGTATGTAGAGGATGTCGCGCGCATCAAGAAAAATAATTGTACCCATCAAATTAGGCTAGTGATGGTGCAAACAGTGCTCAATGTCCGGACGATGCTCGCTACTGGCCATTAGTCAAGACGATCGCTTTCAAGTACAGCAACGCTTGCGCAACATCATTTATATAGTTCCCTATTCTAATGAACTCGTAATCGTCGCCCACCTACTTTGCACAACCGTAAACTGCCCAACAATCAAGTGTACTCAGGTCATTTACtttgggcaggggcgtagccaaggggtggggggggtcgggggggaatttttcagtttgcttgcgaaatttttcagttttgcttgcgtatataggcatgcacacatacaaacgcacgcacgaacatacataaagtatggttgaacccccccccccccccccaccgaaaaaaatttctggctacgcccctgactttgGGGGTCACTGACGCCACCAGGCTCTTTCTGATGCCCACAGCATAGTGGTAAAAATTGATACTTCGTTCACGGAAGTTCGCCCGTTTCAGAGGTGAAGCCCCAAGAGAGGTACTGCTCAACAATTGTAAAAACGAACGATAAATAAGGAGTTCTCAAGGCAAGCAAAAACTTAAAACTACGTGCTCTTTGTTCAGTCCAACATTTACAAGAGCAGGCAAATGGGCAAGTTGATTAAGAGCTGGGTTCTAAAGCAGAGGAGGAAAACGAAGGAGGTGATACAACaatacgcagtcttggccaatcccccagagtgggtatgtgccataattttgaggaaacaaacaaacaaacaaacaaacaaacaaacaaacaaacaaacaaacaaacaaacaaacaaacaaacaaacagacagacagacagacagacaaacaaacaaacaaacaaacaaacaagcaaacaaacaaacaaacaaacaaacaaacaaacaaacaaacaaacaaattcgGCGCCAAATTTGTTTCGTCGCTTTCTTCTTCCTCGTCTTTTGCGCGATCACCAACCGTGAATCAGTCTACCTTATTGTGTTGCGCCATACTTTAAAAACAAGAACAACGAACGAATCGGGAAAGAGTAATCCATTTTCGAAAACAATATAGGTGAACTTGCATTTTTATACTCATTCGCATTTGTCCACTCGTGCCTTAAGCGATCCCTTATACTGGTTATGAGCCACTCGGGAGAAGCCCGGCAACAAAAATAGTAAAAACACGGCCGTGACGAGCGCGTGcctgaacagaaaaaaacgaagTCTGCAACAGCGCGCGGTTCTCATCATTGTCCGCAGCCGAACGAGGGACCAGAGAACGCTGGTGTTCCGGGGCGCAGCTGCTGCAGGCACTGTTGCCACTCTGAGTATGTACTCGCCCGGGCTTGGACCAACTCACCAGAGCGGCAGAAGAGCTTTGTACCCGGCCACATTCCGTAATATGGCTCCGTACGAAGACGCGTACCTGGACCAGGACATGGCTTATCCTATCCTGCAGCCACCATCGCAGGATCCTTTCGTGGATACCCCCAGCATGCTGTCGGGAATCGTACCCATGTCTGACCAGGTGAGCGACGGCTCCTCGCCGCTATCAAATCACACCGCGTCGGCGAATGGGTGCGACGGCGAAGACAGCGACGACACTTCGCCGTTTGCCAAGCTTCTGCCCTCTACCGAGATTCTCGCCgataacgacgacgacgaaggcagcagcaCTGACGACGTGGGGATCATGCACAAGCCAGTACAACGGGACGTCAAGGACCCGCAGAGACCCGTGTCTGCCTACGCGCTGTTCTTCCGCGACACCCAGGCTGCCATCAAACTCCAGAACCCCCACGCCTCCTTCGCCGAGGTGTCCCAGATAGTGGCCTCCATGTGGAAGGGACTCGAACCGGAGCACAAGCTCGCGTACAAGAGGAAGACCAAAGCTGCCAAGATAGAATACCGCAGGAATATCGCGGAGTACAGATCCAGAATAAGTATGAATGGCGCGGCCGATCACCTGGACATTAGCCGAAGGAGCGGCTACATGAGTTCGCCACCAGGGGCGATGCGCACGCCACCAAGAGACGACATGTCGCCTCTGCAGAACAGCAATCCGCTACTGAGCTCTGCGATGGATGACGGCTCACCACGTGACTACATGGACGTGGCCTCTCCCGAAGACGTGCTAAGCACCCAGCAGCAGCCGAGGCAGCAGCCTCCCATGACACTACACTCAGTGTCCATGTTCCAGAAGCCAAAGCAGTTGTCAATGATGCCGAAGCAATGCTCCCCACAGCAGGTGAGGATGCATTCTCCTCAAGCTTTGGCTCTTTGCTGCGCAAGTGACCGGCAGCCGGTGCGGTCGCCTTCACTTTGCAACCAGACACCCGGCTGCGGTGGAGTCATGCCAAACAACCATTGTCGGATGCCAACGATTACGTTcactcgctgccgccgaagcggctGCCCCAATCCTCCCGTTCCTTCGCAGGAGTGGGACGTCGAGTTCTGCAGCAGTGAGTGCGTCATCTTGCACTGCAAGGCTGTATTCGCGGGCTGGGTAGCCCAACGACAAATTGCCGACCGCCTCCTTCCGCAGTGAGACACGTCAACTACGTGTCGTGGCATGTTGCTGGGAGTCACTCCTCCTTGACTGTCCTTGATATGTGGCTGTACCGCGTTGCTGTTTTCCTCCTCTTGTACCCCCATCATCTGCTCCCTCCTGATTTTTTTTGCCAGAACGTTCCTtgcgaatgcttttttttttcttttttagaagaCTGAGCTCTGTTGCTTAACTTCACTGTCATGAGTAAGCTGCAAAGTGTAGGTTTCTCTCTACTGGGTGTAATAAAGGCTTGTGATGGCTCTCAAACGTTTATCTTTATCTGCTTTCTCAACTTTAAGTACATTCGTACCTGGGTGCTGCTTGTTCTCTTAGGAAAGCTTCGAGAAGATGCTCGAGTGCCCGCCGATGATGATTACGATGACGATGGGCATTCAAAACATCAAAGGCATCCACAGAAGTAGATGCGCCGAGAATGATGTGGTTATGCGCACTTTTGAggacttcaagaaaaaaaattcggccgatcccacgtaccttgggaatcgatgttatgcgaagcttgGGCGGGAAATTGACTGTGGCGTAATatatttcacattgagcgaacatGACGGAATTACGCTAGAGAAATGCGCAAACGGCATACACACACATATGCtaaagagtcgcacatgtgttatatagcttagaataacagaaagctgagctagttggtaagtattcattctaaaaagatagggcgcttattgcatgggcgtgcgcagataagttttcgtgccttcttgcttctccgccgttgtgcgtctcttcagttgttagtcggcgtttgtggcgtcctgacttctttcttgtgtccgtgtttgcacgccctatctttttagaatgtgttatataaccacttatttacagttgcgcaacgaggacaacagcaacatgggtgttaacaccagacgcggtaagctgatatgtagtgcttatattattgcgatagcaattatatggacactctcggctgatttttgccgtcgccgtcatgccccggatatgtatatgtatgtatatatataaaaaaggcagaaagaaaaataaagcagaagaaaaaattggccgcgtatctgcgtgcttcgctgcaaatgtcgtgtaaagacgatagaagag comes from the Rhipicephalus sanguineus isolate Rsan-2018 chromosome 6, BIME_Rsan_1.4, whole genome shotgun sequence genome and includes:
- the LOC119397484 gene encoding TOX high mobility group box family member 4, whose product is MAPYEDAYLDQDMAYPILQPPSQDPFVDTPSMLSGIVPMSDQVSDGSSPLSNHTASANGCDGEDSDDTSPFAKLLPSTEILADNDDDEGSSTDDVGIMHKPVQRDVKDPQRPVSAYALFFRDTQAAIKLQNPHASFAEVSQIVASMWKGLEPEHKLAYKRKTKAAKIEYRRNIAEYRSRISMNGAADHLDISRRSGYMSSPPGAMRTPPRDDMSPLQNSNPLLSSAMDDGSPRDYMDVASPEDVLSTQQQPRQQPPMTLHSVSMFQKPKQLSMMPKQCSPQQVRMHSPQALALCCASDRQPVRSPSLCNQTPGCGGVMPNNHCRMPTITFTRCRRSGCPNPPVPSQEWDVEFCSSECVILHCKAVFAGWVAQRQIADRLLPQ